One window of the Pieris brassicae chromosome 2, ilPieBrab1.1, whole genome shotgun sequence genome contains the following:
- the LOC123720260 gene encoding LOW QUALITY PROTEIN: xanthine dehydrogenase 2-like (The sequence of the model RefSeq protein was modified relative to this genomic sequence to represent the inferred CDS: inserted 1 base in 1 codon), translated as MRVHQARQAESSRYQIYVQGCGACIVAVTAPDHDGHKRTFAVNSCLTSILSSQDWEITTTEGLGDRQGYHPIQRTLAEHNGSQCGYWTPGWVMNMYSLLETNNYNLTQYEIENSFGNNNCRCTGYRQILYASITFAKDAPKPNLIDIEELTYFSYLQKLCNHLDLVAHIPVRNVGSIAGNLMPKKRDATFASDVEALIQCSGEVNDVKSMRKEVYCAFVTSKIFSGDIDETIRSFVLEKISHGKIEYFDQPIAIIVAETKKLAQRAATLVRVTCYRPKSLQGMTEYVLERISYELDIVPLEVCLNNLNPECIDVKDILETLLKNSEYIERKKEVMKFNSENRWXKRGLRAAIMSRPAPDQVDYHIYLSIYHGDGSVKHSGVEIGQGINTKIKQTIAIVGTLHVRSKC; from the exons ATGAGAGTTCACCAAGCGAGACAG GCTGAATCTTCGCGGTACCAAATATATGTACAAGGTTGTGGCGCTTGCATTGTGGCTGTCACCGCTCCTGACCATGATGGACACAAACGGACATTTGCGGTTAATTCG TGCCTAACGAGTATACTGTCTAGTCAAGATTGGGAAATAACGACCACCGAAGGATTAGGTGACAGACAGGGTTATCATCCTATTCAGCGTACCCTAGCAGAGCACAATGGCAGCCAATGTGGGTATTGGACGCCCGGGTGGGTGATGAATATGTACAG TTTACTtgaaacaaacaattataatctAACTCAGTATGAAATCGAGAATTCGTTTGGTAATAACAACTGCAGATGCACTGGTTATAGACAAATTTTATATGCGTCTATAACATTCGCCAAAGACGCACCAAAACCCAACCTAATCGACATAGAGGAACTAACT tatttttcttatttgcaAAAACTCTGTAACCATTTGGATTTAGTAGCGCATATACCTGTGAGAAAT GTGGGATCGATCGCTGGAAACCTGATGCCTAAGAAAAGAGATGCGACTTTTGCAtccgat GTCGAAGCTCTCATACAGTGTTCTGGAGAAGTAAATGATGTTAAATCAATGCGGAAAGAAGTGTATTGTGCGTTTGTAACCTCCAAAATCTTTAGCGGAGATATTGA CGAGACCATACGGTCATTTGTTCTTGAAAAAATATCGCATGGAAAAATCGAATACTTTGACCAACCAATAGCAATAATAGTTGCAGAAACGAAAAAACTTGCACAAAGAGCGGCTACTCTTGTTAGAGTCACTTGTTATCGACCAAA aAGTCTTCAAGGTATGACAGAGTATGTGTTAGAAAGAATATCTTACGAATTAGATATAGTCCCGCTAGAAGTATGCCTCAATAACCTCAATCCGGAATGTATAGATGTTAAAGACATACTggaaacattattaaaaaatagtgaATACATAGAACGAAAGAAAGAAGTTATGAAATTCAATTCTGAAAACAGAT AAAAAAGAGGTCTTCGTGCAGCAATCATGAGTAGGCCTGCTCCAGATCAAGTAGATTATCACATCTACCTATCAATTTATCATGGAGATGGCAGTGTAAAGCATAGCGGTGTAGAAATCGGCCAAGGcattaacacaaaaataaaacaaaccatTGCCATTGT agGGACCTTACACGTTAGAAGCAAATGTTAA